The Agromyces sp. LHK192 genome includes a window with the following:
- the galE gene encoding UDP-glucose 4-epimerase GalE produces MSWLVTGGAGYIGAHVVRAFQAKGIDTVVLDDLSSGRQSFVPTGTPFVQGSILDGRLLVDTFERFPVSGVVHLAGFKYAGVSVQRPLHTYQQNVTGTSTLLAAMEDAGVARLVFSSSAAVYGTPDVDLVTEATPKRPESPYGESKLIGEWLIADQAKAAGLAHTSLRYFNVVGSGTDDVYDVSPHNLFPLVFDALLDGRTPRINGDDYATPDGTCVRDYIHVADLADAHVVAAQRLEAGEPLEPVYNLGSGDGVSVGEIMQAVAKGTGIEFSPEIAPRRAGDPARIVASGDLAARDLDWRMRHTLDEMVASAWAARQAAASR; encoded by the coding sequence ATGAGCTGGCTGGTCACCGGGGGTGCCGGGTACATCGGCGCCCACGTCGTACGGGCGTTCCAGGCGAAGGGCATCGACACGGTCGTGCTCGACGACCTCTCGAGCGGCCGCCAGTCGTTCGTGCCGACGGGCACCCCGTTCGTGCAGGGCTCCATCCTCGACGGCCGCCTGCTCGTCGACACGTTCGAGCGCTTCCCGGTCTCCGGCGTCGTGCACCTGGCCGGCTTCAAGTACGCGGGCGTCTCCGTGCAGCGGCCCCTGCACACGTACCAGCAGAACGTCACCGGCACGTCGACGCTGCTCGCCGCGATGGAGGATGCCGGCGTCGCGCGCCTCGTGTTCAGCTCCAGTGCCGCCGTCTACGGCACGCCCGACGTCGACCTCGTGACCGAGGCGACGCCGAAGCGCCCCGAGTCGCCCTACGGCGAGTCCAAGCTCATCGGCGAATGGCTCATCGCCGACCAGGCGAAGGCCGCGGGGCTCGCGCACACTTCGCTGCGGTACTTCAACGTCGTCGGTTCCGGCACTGACGACGTGTACGACGTCAGCCCTCACAACCTCTTCCCGCTCGTGTTCGACGCGCTGCTCGACGGGCGCACCCCCCGGATCAACGGCGACGACTACGCGACGCCCGACGGCACCTGCGTGCGCGACTACATCCACGTCGCCGACCTGGCCGACGCGCACGTCGTCGCGGCGCAGCGTCTCGAGGCGGGGGAGCCGCTCGAGCCCGTCTACAACCTCGGCTCCGGCGACGGGGTGTCCGTCGGCGAGATCATGCAGGCGGTCGCGAAGGGCACCGGCATCGAGTTCTCGCCTGAGATCGCCCCGCGCCGCGCCGGCGATCCCGCGCGGATCGTCGCCTCCGGCGACCTCGCCGCGCGCGACCTCGACTGGCGGATGCGCCACACGCTCGACGAGATGGTCGCGAGCGCCTGGGCGGCACGCCAGGCCGCGGCATCCCGCTGA
- a CDS encoding GlxA family transcriptional regulator, translating into MLRTVACIALPQMAPFEFGVICEVFGIDRSEQGGPTFDFHVVAAEPGPVPTKLGFDIVVDEGLDAAFTADLVAVPASLIDEPSDPRVLEVIRDAVDRGAWVLSVCSGAFTLAEAGILDGRRATTHWMYTDRLAEMYPATEVDPDVLFVQDGRVVTGAGTAAGIDAALHIVRTELGQSATNIVARRMVVPPQRDGGQSQFIQTPVVECRSDSFAAITEWMLEHLDEDLTVDRLARHALMSPRTFARRFRAETGTTPNAWLNRQRLLRAQQLLEESDYTLEEIARETGFGQAAVMRHHFLKVLQTTPTAYRRLFGLRAAS; encoded by the coding sequence ATGCTCCGAACCGTCGCCTGCATCGCCCTGCCCCAGATGGCACCGTTCGAGTTCGGCGTGATCTGCGAGGTGTTCGGCATCGACCGCAGCGAACAGGGCGGCCCCACGTTCGACTTCCACGTCGTCGCCGCGGAGCCGGGCCCCGTACCCACGAAGCTCGGGTTCGACATCGTCGTCGACGAGGGTCTGGATGCGGCCTTCACCGCGGACCTCGTCGCCGTTCCGGCCTCCCTGATCGACGAACCGAGCGACCCGCGCGTGCTCGAGGTCATCCGCGACGCGGTCGATCGCGGCGCGTGGGTGCTCTCGGTCTGCTCGGGAGCGTTCACCCTCGCCGAGGCGGGCATCCTCGACGGCCGGCGCGCGACCACGCACTGGATGTACACCGACCGCCTCGCCGAGATGTACCCGGCGACCGAGGTCGACCCGGACGTGCTGTTCGTGCAGGACGGCAGGGTGGTCACCGGCGCCGGCACCGCCGCGGGGATCGACGCCGCCCTCCACATCGTGCGGACCGAACTGGGCCAGTCGGCGACGAACATCGTGGCCCGTCGCATGGTGGTGCCGCCGCAGCGCGACGGCGGCCAGTCGCAGTTCATCCAAACGCCGGTCGTCGAATGCCGCAGCGACTCGTTCGCGGCGATCACCGAGTGGATGCTCGAGCACCTCGACGAGGACCTGACCGTCGACCGGCTCGCCCGCCACGCCCTGATGTCGCCGCGCACGTTCGCGCGCCGGTTCCGCGCCGAGACCGGCACCACGCCGAACGCCTGGCTCAACCGCCAGCGCCTGCTCCGGGCGCAGCAACTGCTCGAGGAGAGCGACTACACGCTCGAGGAGATCGCCCGCGAGACCGGGTTCGGCCAGGCCGCGGTCATGCGGCACCACTTCCTGAAGGTGCTCCAGACCACGCCCACGGCGTACCGCCGGCTGTTCGGGCTGCGCGCCGCGAGCTGA
- a CDS encoding WhiB family transcriptional regulator — protein MSNPEYRSGVPEDWFVDPVRLGVPSVRGNVDEDPLAWQSDALCAQTDPEAFFPEKGGSTRDAKKICTGCEVRSRCLEYALANDERFGIWGGLSERERRKLRKRAV, from the coding sequence ATGAGCAATCCTGAATATCGTTCTGGGGTACCTGAGGATTGGTTCGTCGATCCGGTACGCCTCGGCGTTCCGAGCGTTCGGGGGAACGTCGACGAAGATCCGCTGGCCTGGCAGAGCGACGCACTGTGTGCACAGACCGATCCGGAAGCCTTCTTCCCCGAGAAGGGCGGCTCGACCCGCGACGCGAAGAAGATCTGCACCGGCTGCGAGGTCCGGTCGAGGTGCCTCGAGTACGCCCTCGCCAACGACGAACGGTTCGGCATCTGGGGCGGACTCTCCGAACGCGAGCGCCGCAAGCTCCGCAAGCGCGCCGTCTGA